A single window of Lynx canadensis isolate LIC74 chromosome C2, mLynCan4.pri.v2, whole genome shotgun sequence DNA harbors:
- the CD86 gene encoding T-lymphocyte activation antigen CD86 isoform X3, translating into MGICDSTMELSHTLLVMALLLSGVSSMKSQAYFNKTGELPCHFTNSQNISLDELVVFWQDQDKLVLYEIFRGKENPQNVHLKYKGRTSFDKDNWTLRLHNVQIKDKGTYHCFIHYKGPKGLVPMHQMSSDLSVLANFSQPEITVTSNRTENSGIINLTCSSIQGYPEPKEMYFQLNTENSTTKYDTVMKKSQNNVTELYNVSISLPFSVPEAHNVSVFCALKLETLEMLLSLPFNIDAQPKDKDPEQGHFLWIAAVLVMFVVFCGMVSFKTLRKRKKKQPGPSHECETIKGERKESKQTNERVPYHVPERSDEAQCVNILKTASGDKNQ; encoded by the exons CACTATGGAACTGAGTCACACTCTCCTTGTGATGGCCCTCCTGCTCTCTG GTGTTTCTTCCATGAAGAGTCAAGCATATTTCAACAAGACTGGAGAACTGCCATGCCATTTTACAAACTCTCAAAACATAAGCCTGGATGAGCTGGTAGTATTTTGGCAGGACCAGGATAAGCTGGTTCTGTATGAGATATTCAGAGGCAAAGAGAACCCTCAAAATGTTCATCTCAAATATAAGGGCCGTACAAGCTTTGACAAGGACAACTGGACCCTGAGACTCCACAATGTTCAGATCAAGGACAAGGGCACATATCACTGTTTCATTCATTATAAAGGGCCCAAAGGACTAGTTCCCATGCACCAAATGAGTTCTGACCTATCAGTGCTTG CTAACTTCAGTCAACCTGAAATAACAGTAACTTCTAATAGAACAGAAAATTCTGGCATCATAAATTTGACCTGCTCATCTATACAAGGTTACCCAGAACCTAAGGAGATGTATTTTCAGCTAAACACTGAGAATTCAACTACTAAGTATGATACTGTCATgaagaaatctcaaaataatgtGACAGAACTGTACAACGTTTCTATCAGCTTGCCTTTTTCAGTCCCTGAAGCACACAATGTGAGCGTCTTTTGTGCCCTGAAACTGGAGACACTGGAGATGCTGCTCTCCCTACCTTTCAATATAG ATGCACAGCCTAAGGATAAAGACCCTGAACAAGGCCACTTCCTCTGGATTGCGGCTGTACTtgtaatgtttgttgttttttgtgggATGGTGTCCTTTAAAACactaaggaaaaggaagaagaagcagCCTGGCCCCTCTCATGAATGTG AAACCatcaaaggggagagaaaagagagcaaaCAGACCAACGAAAG agtACCATACCACGTACCTGAGAGATCTGATGAAGCCCAGTGTGTTAACATTTTGAAGACAGCCTCAGGCGACAAAA ATCAGTAG
- the CD86 gene encoding T-lymphocyte activation antigen CD86 isoform X1, with the protein MGICDSTMELSHTLLVMALLLSGVSSMKSQAYFNKTGELPCHFTNSQNISLDELVVFWQDQDKLVLYEIFRGKENPQNVHLKYKGRTSFDKDNWTLRLHNVQIKDKGTYHCFIHYKGPKGLVPMHQMSSDLSVLANFSQPEITVTSNRTENSGIINLTCSSIQGYPEPKEMYFQLNTENSTTKYDTVMKKSQNNVTELYNVSISLPFSVPEAHNVSVFCALKLETLEMLLSLPFNIDAQPKDKDPEQGHFLWIAAVLVMFVVFCGMVSFKTLRKRKKKQPGPSHECETIKGERKESKQTNERVPYHVPERSDEAQCVNILKTASGDKSTTHF; encoded by the exons CACTATGGAACTGAGTCACACTCTCCTTGTGATGGCCCTCCTGCTCTCTG GTGTTTCTTCCATGAAGAGTCAAGCATATTTCAACAAGACTGGAGAACTGCCATGCCATTTTACAAACTCTCAAAACATAAGCCTGGATGAGCTGGTAGTATTTTGGCAGGACCAGGATAAGCTGGTTCTGTATGAGATATTCAGAGGCAAAGAGAACCCTCAAAATGTTCATCTCAAATATAAGGGCCGTACAAGCTTTGACAAGGACAACTGGACCCTGAGACTCCACAATGTTCAGATCAAGGACAAGGGCACATATCACTGTTTCATTCATTATAAAGGGCCCAAAGGACTAGTTCCCATGCACCAAATGAGTTCTGACCTATCAGTGCTTG CTAACTTCAGTCAACCTGAAATAACAGTAACTTCTAATAGAACAGAAAATTCTGGCATCATAAATTTGACCTGCTCATCTATACAAGGTTACCCAGAACCTAAGGAGATGTATTTTCAGCTAAACACTGAGAATTCAACTACTAAGTATGATACTGTCATgaagaaatctcaaaataatgtGACAGAACTGTACAACGTTTCTATCAGCTTGCCTTTTTCAGTCCCTGAAGCACACAATGTGAGCGTCTTTTGTGCCCTGAAACTGGAGACACTGGAGATGCTGCTCTCCCTACCTTTCAATATAG ATGCACAGCCTAAGGATAAAGACCCTGAACAAGGCCACTTCCTCTGGATTGCGGCTGTACTtgtaatgtttgttgttttttgtgggATGGTGTCCTTTAAAACactaaggaaaaggaagaagaagcagCCTGGCCCCTCTCATGAATGTG AAACCatcaaaggggagagaaaagagagcaaaCAGACCAACGAAAG agtACCATACCACGTACCTGAGAGATCTGATGAAGCCCAGTGTGTTAACATTTTGAAGACAGCCTCAGGCGACAAAAGTActacacatttttaa
- the CD86 gene encoding T-lymphocyte activation antigen CD86 isoform X4, with protein MGICDSTMELSHTLLVMALLLSGVSSMKSQAYFNKTGELPCHFTNSQNISLDELVVFWQDQDKLVLYEIFRGKENPQNVHLKYKGRTSFDKDNWTLRLHNVQIKDKGTYHCFIHYKGPKGLVPMHQMSSDLSVLANFSQPEITVTSNRTENSGIINLTCSSIQGYPEPKEMYFQLNTENSTTKYDTVMKKSQNNVTELYNVSISLPFSVPEAHNVSVFCALKLETLEMLLSLPFNIETIKGERKESKQTNERVPYHVPERSDEAQCVNILKTASGDKSTTHF; from the exons CACTATGGAACTGAGTCACACTCTCCTTGTGATGGCCCTCCTGCTCTCTG GTGTTTCTTCCATGAAGAGTCAAGCATATTTCAACAAGACTGGAGAACTGCCATGCCATTTTACAAACTCTCAAAACATAAGCCTGGATGAGCTGGTAGTATTTTGGCAGGACCAGGATAAGCTGGTTCTGTATGAGATATTCAGAGGCAAAGAGAACCCTCAAAATGTTCATCTCAAATATAAGGGCCGTACAAGCTTTGACAAGGACAACTGGACCCTGAGACTCCACAATGTTCAGATCAAGGACAAGGGCACATATCACTGTTTCATTCATTATAAAGGGCCCAAAGGACTAGTTCCCATGCACCAAATGAGTTCTGACCTATCAGTGCTTG CTAACTTCAGTCAACCTGAAATAACAGTAACTTCTAATAGAACAGAAAATTCTGGCATCATAAATTTGACCTGCTCATCTATACAAGGTTACCCAGAACCTAAGGAGATGTATTTTCAGCTAAACACTGAGAATTCAACTACTAAGTATGATACTGTCATgaagaaatctcaaaataatgtGACAGAACTGTACAACGTTTCTATCAGCTTGCCTTTTTCAGTCCCTGAAGCACACAATGTGAGCGTCTTTTGTGCCCTGAAACTGGAGACACTGGAGATGCTGCTCTCCCTACCTTTCAATATAG AAACCatcaaaggggagagaaaagagagcaaaCAGACCAACGAAAG agtACCATACCACGTACCTGAGAGATCTGATGAAGCCCAGTGTGTTAACATTTTGAAGACAGCCTCAGGCGACAAAAGTActacacatttttaa
- the CD86 gene encoding T-lymphocyte activation antigen CD86 isoform X2 has translation MDLGCTMELSHTLLVMALLLSGVSSMKSQAYFNKTGELPCHFTNSQNISLDELVVFWQDQDKLVLYEIFRGKENPQNVHLKYKGRTSFDKDNWTLRLHNVQIKDKGTYHCFIHYKGPKGLVPMHQMSSDLSVLANFSQPEITVTSNRTENSGIINLTCSSIQGYPEPKEMYFQLNTENSTTKYDTVMKKSQNNVTELYNVSISLPFSVPEAHNVSVFCALKLETLEMLLSLPFNIDAQPKDKDPEQGHFLWIAAVLVMFVVFCGMVSFKTLRKRKKKQPGPSHECETIKGERKESKQTNERVPYHVPERSDEAQCVNILKTASGDKSTTHF, from the exons CACTATGGAACTGAGTCACACTCTCCTTGTGATGGCCCTCCTGCTCTCTG GTGTTTCTTCCATGAAGAGTCAAGCATATTTCAACAAGACTGGAGAACTGCCATGCCATTTTACAAACTCTCAAAACATAAGCCTGGATGAGCTGGTAGTATTTTGGCAGGACCAGGATAAGCTGGTTCTGTATGAGATATTCAGAGGCAAAGAGAACCCTCAAAATGTTCATCTCAAATATAAGGGCCGTACAAGCTTTGACAAGGACAACTGGACCCTGAGACTCCACAATGTTCAGATCAAGGACAAGGGCACATATCACTGTTTCATTCATTATAAAGGGCCCAAAGGACTAGTTCCCATGCACCAAATGAGTTCTGACCTATCAGTGCTTG CTAACTTCAGTCAACCTGAAATAACAGTAACTTCTAATAGAACAGAAAATTCTGGCATCATAAATTTGACCTGCTCATCTATACAAGGTTACCCAGAACCTAAGGAGATGTATTTTCAGCTAAACACTGAGAATTCAACTACTAAGTATGATACTGTCATgaagaaatctcaaaataatgtGACAGAACTGTACAACGTTTCTATCAGCTTGCCTTTTTCAGTCCCTGAAGCACACAATGTGAGCGTCTTTTGTGCCCTGAAACTGGAGACACTGGAGATGCTGCTCTCCCTACCTTTCAATATAG ATGCACAGCCTAAGGATAAAGACCCTGAACAAGGCCACTTCCTCTGGATTGCGGCTGTACTtgtaatgtttgttgttttttgtgggATGGTGTCCTTTAAAACactaaggaaaaggaagaagaagcagCCTGGCCCCTCTCATGAATGTG AAACCatcaaaggggagagaaaagagagcaaaCAGACCAACGAAAG agtACCATACCACGTACCTGAGAGATCTGATGAAGCCCAGTGTGTTAACATTTTGAAGACAGCCTCAGGCGACAAAAGTActacacatttttaa